Within the Arachis duranensis cultivar V14167 chromosome 10, aradu.V14167.gnm2.J7QH, whole genome shotgun sequence genome, the region attattaactaaatttaaaagagtaacgtaaatatttttaacttacaCTCGTGGAGTTTTAGACATCTTTTTTGGgaagattttcttttttctaaaatatttgaccGAGATTTTCGGGggtatttttcctaaaaaaaataacaaattaaaattagaaatcaagATTAAAAGCAGATGTCTAAAAAgacattaaattcatttttggaCAACCACCGAACCGAAAATACAATATGCAGTGAACCAATTTACCTGGTATTGCTCGCAACATTTACAGAAGGTGTAGAGCTTTCTTGAGTCTGTAAGAATTGTTCACTATCCATATTTACAGTCGACACCCTAagcaatataaataaatattagtaattGAATCTAGATGAATTAGAAAAGGTTGTAGCAAAAGTAAGCAAAGTAAGAAAAAGAATTCGGGAATAATAAACTGAATCTTACGTATGAGAGAAATCATTTTGTCCCTGTAGAGAGTCAAACTGATCCGGAGAAATATTTGTTGACTGAGCTccatcatttcttttctttgatatttttttccttattatctCCAATGCTCGTTTTCTTTTTTCGGCAGcattgtcttttgcttgttcGGTTCTGAAAGTTCATAAAATAAGTATCAAGAAACCTAAAATGTAAGTATcactaaaagaaaatatgattcGAGAAACTTACTCCTTGTTAGGTTGGGTTGGTATTTTTGCCACTCCTTCtggttgttttcttctttttattatggGTGTTTTctcaatttcattttctctaTAAAATAGATAAACACATTGAATTTATGTCGAAGACAAGATACTAACAATGAAGTCAACCAAACCCACAAATACCACTGAaccgaaataaattaaattgctAAACCGAAACTTAGAAGCCCACCGAACCGAAAATAGATATATATGCAATCAACAAAACATCTCACAGAAATTATGCAATACTTACTCATTTTCAGATTCGCTTGTGCTCTCTGAATCTATACGCACATGCTTtgtttttttggtttattttttaacCACCTTCAatggttgttttcttttctttgttgtagtttttttatttcttcttctctacaatacataagaacaagcgCATAAGAACAAATTTAAgcaaatacaaattaaatgaaattgatatgaaaattaaatttattggcTTTCGGATTCAGATTTGGAAAGTCTTTTCTCTTCTAAAGAAGAATCCAtctcaatatttttcttttttattttctttcctttttattttttgtccaagttacttatttttgttttttctttctttttttactttctGTACAGAAGTCCCTAAAATAGAAATAAGGTCTAAAttatttaatcatcaaaataacaaattaacaatccGGTGAACCGAATGAAGTAATCCTACTGAACCGAAAAATATTCATATGGTGAGTAGTACATGACAACTAtttattcatcaagaaaaatatttcttaatGTAGAAATATTCAAATGAACAAACTAACAATTGCAAGTAggacaaataatttaattataacctAAAAGCATTTCAAAGCAAATTTTTCGGGAAATTTCAGTAGAGTACTTACCAATGATTGTGTTGTTTCGGAAGAAATCCATACAATAATCATTTTCCTTGTCCAATGGGCCACCCATGGTGCAGGGAGAGCATCAGGTACAAACAGGCAGGGAAACTTTGTTTTATGGAAGTATATAAACATTAATACGAAAACACAGCCATCAACAGACTGTTTCTTcccctttcttttgttttcaactcCTTTCATTAAGAAGTTGAGAACATGCTTTGCCCAATCTCATTCCCAAATGTTGTCCACATGAAAGATCGGTGGCTTGTGGATTAGGGAGACCACACTTACCGTTGTAGGGAGCAAGAAGTACTTTTGTATGAAGACAACAAAAGTCCTCTTGAATTTTTTCTGGTTCTCCTCCCCTTCTACACTCATATCCAGCACATTCTTTGCCAAAGTTGCCAAGGAAATATTTTTGACGCTGTCAAATATTTCCTTGTCTGCTGAATTTAGCTTGTTGTAATCAATCTTTTCAGAAAAAAGATTTCCTACAATATTTTAATagcaaaaataagataaaaatggtCAGTTTAATTATCCAGAcaccaatgaactgaaaatAAGCAGTAAGTGAAAAATGTATTACCTCCGTTGGTTATGCCGAGGGCAGCTGCTACTTTTCGAGGAGTTATGTATATTGTCCCCTATAGAGTTTTCAGGCATCCCCTCTCTACATCAAACTGATCAAGCAATTCTATCAACAGTGTATTAGAGATGTTCATTTCTGGCACATGTGCTAGACCACGAAATCCCATTTCATCTAcaatatctttcttttcttgactcatTTCTCTGTACACTGTTGCTATTGCCTTTGTTTGGCATCTGCAATAGTGAGTTTTCTGCAAGTTTTGAAACAGAATATGaggatatatttataatacaaaatagaTATTATTCAAATGAAAGtggataaatatatttaatctgCTTACGTTATAATGTGTCTTTTCCTTCATTGTTGCCATTTTCTTGTTGTGTTTTGctgtaataaaaaattttggtcaaTATTTCATTCAATATATCAACAACCCACCGAACCGAAAATCCTTCACTAACAGAATCAAGATTACAAAGGCTACTGAGCTGAAAAATATTCATGTGGTTAataaatgatgatcaactttcaatcaacaagaatactATTATAGTAGTATGACTTATCAAAGTGAAAGAGTTGTCTCTAATGTGAATTGTCCTAAACAAAACTCATTCAATACATTAACAATCACAAGCATGTGTATGTTAAACAAGTTAATTAAAATGCCACAACCCACCGAACCGAAAATTCTTCATGCAcagaaccaaaataaaaaatactaccgAACCGAAAAATGTTCATGTGGTTAataaatgatgatcaactttcaATTAACAAAATACTATTATAGTAGTATGGCTTATCAAAGTGAAAGAGTTGTCTCTAATGTGAATTGTCCTAAACAAAACTCATTCAATACATCAACAACTACAAGCATGTGTATGTTAAACAAGTCAATTAAAATGTCACAACCCACCGAACCGAAAATCCTTCATGCAAAGAACCAAAATCAAAAAGGCTATCGAACCGAAAAATGTTCATGTGGTTAATAAATGATGATCAGctttcaatcaacaaaaatactaTTATAGTAATATAGATTATCAAAGTGAAAGAGTTGTCTCTAATGTGAATTGTCCTAAACAAAATTCATTCAATACATCAACAGCCACAAGTATATGTATGTTAAACAAGTCAATTAAAATGCCACAACCCACCGAACCAAAAATCCTTCATGCAaagaaccaaaataaaaaaggctACATGTGGTTAATAAATTAtgatcaactttcaatcaacaaaaatactaTTACAATAGTATGGATTATCAAAGTGAAAGATTTGTCTCTAATGTGAATGGTTCTAAACAAAACTCATTCAATACATCAACAACCACAAGCATGTGTATGTTAAACAAGTCAATTAAAATGCCACAACCCACTGTCGAAAATCCTTCATACACagaaccaaaaacaaaaaggcTACCGAACCGAAAAATGTTCATGTGGTTAataaatgatgatcaactttcaatcaacaTAAATACTATTACAGTAGTATGGCTTATCAAAGTGAAAGAGTTGTCTCTAATGTCAATTGTACTAAACAAAACTCATTCAATACATCAACAACCACAAGCATGTATATgttatttaagttaattaatatgCCACAACCCACCGAACTGAAAATCCTTCCTGCAcagaaccaaaatcacaaagacCACCGAACTGAAAAATGTTTATGTGGTTAATAAATCAttatcaattttcaatcaacaagaatagtgTTCTTCAATGGAAAATAAGTACTGAAGATAGTAACAGAGCTTTAATTAAACTATCCAAACCAATAAGAACAAGCAACTATATCTTAAAGCCCTAGTTATACTGTAAAAATCATTCACAATAGTTCAATCCACTAAACGAAGCAAATCAAACCAGTAAAACTAAAATGAAACTAGGTGAAATGCGACATTGCAAGATTTTAAATGAACAGTAGTTTTCTCATACCTTTTGTAGTCTTTGTTGCTGTTTTCGTTTGTTTCTGGTTGTTGCTTGCGAAATCTTCTTTCGATTCGTGGTTTCGCAGAGAATGTGATTGAAGTTTGAGTGATGTTCAGAGAGATTCGAAGAGAGTGAGTATTTTCGTGTATTAGTTTCGTGTTGAAGATGTAACGTTCGTTCATAATGAAGCGCAAATGGAAAATGAAACGTTTTTTTGTGTCTGGCGTGTGTTTCTCGATCTCCATTTAATGCGCTTGAATCAATTTGGACTTGGGCCAACTTGGTTATATGGTTATAAGAATGTGTAGCAAGTCTGTTTCTTTTAATgagtaaaaatttataaaattaagcacttaaattaatttctaaagAACTTTAAATTAGACAacttaattttcaataaattttattattataaaaatcttcaaaaattattttgattagacaaattattattatttttaataaaatttttaatatggatattgactaaataattttttattggagaAATATGATCACCCTTTATTAATGGTCGATTATTATTCTCATGAGTGGAATCCATCCCACTATTTGCTTTAACCATCTCCAATGCCCCAAGCAACTCAAAATCTTCAATGTCATTCAGCTACAATCCTAAATTGTCCTCACCAAAAGCTTCACCCTCAATATCTTCATCCCATTCATAATATCAATATCACCAAAATCAGtcatcaaaattattattattgttattgttgtcgTAGAACTAGGGGAGGGGTGGATCAATTTTTTTGCGCAGAGACCAACAGCCCAGCCCAACTCCAAAACCGACCCGAAACTAACCCGCTCTCCACCCCCTTTGCGCGAGAGAGGCTGAACCTGTTGGCCTTCACTGCAGCTTCATCTCCTCAGCAGCGCAGCGCAATGATCGGACGCATCTTCAACCTCGCCGTCGACGACCTCCCGTCTCCCAGCAGCGCCAATCCGCGTCTTTGTTGACTCACCGTCATTCTAACCGCAGTTGACACTTCGCTTGTCTCGCCTTCCCGCAACGCAATGTCGCTATCTCCGCCGTTCTACCAACAAAACTAGGCCTTGCAATCATACTCCAGGGTTTTAGATTCGGCTGGCCCCAAATTATCAGCATGCACCAACGGTTCTCATGGGGAAGTGGCCTTGTCTCGTGGGTTTGAATCTGGGGCAGTGGCCTTCCGGGTCCCGGTCCCCGGGTCGGGTCTGTCCGGCTATACccaagtttaaaaaaaaaaacccacaGACATATGCAGTGTGCGTGGAAGCGCGTGACTAAGTCTCTcacaaggttctgaaaaccggaccggaccggccgaTTCGACCGGTTTAACCGCGAACCGGCAATACAAGCAGTCCGGTCCTCTTCAATAACCGTCTGATAGAAAACCGTTTAAAAACCGGCGAATCGGTCAAAAACCGGCCGGTTGGACCGGACCGGTGACCGGTCGGTTCGAATAAAACGACACTGTTTTGtagttttgtttatttgttttaagaaataaaaaaagaaaagccaaAACCATGCGTGAACAATACACCCCCCTCTTCCCCAAATCATTCGTTTACTCCCTGGAGACCTCTGAAGCAAAGCAAAACCATAGCCCTTCATTGCCGCCGTCGTGCCCGAGGTCCTCAGCGCCGCCGCCGTTCCCAGGTCCTCAGCGTCgccgcttcttcctcttccccgTGTCCGGAACTCAGGTAGCTCGTCACGTCGTCTTCATCTTCGCTGGCTTCTCTGTTCGTGGCTTGGAGCAGCTCGCCGTCGTCTCGCCTATCGCCTCGTCTCGCCGATTGCCGTCCCTTCCTCCATCGAAGGTTAGTGGCTTCGCCTCCGCttcttccttttaatttctgAATGTTCGGTCTTCGTCTTCGTCTGAAGTTCTGAAATTGTTGTTCAATTTTTGTTCCATTTTTCTTGTAATGTTCTGTAATTGCCTGTTGGTGATggctgtaaatttttttttcaaatttactgATGGCTCGATGGTTCTGTTCGtctattttagtgttttactGTTTTGTAATTGTTGGATAGTGATGGCTCTGaaatttttgttcaaatttacTGATGGCTCTGTTTTGTAATTACTAGTTGCTGATGGCTCTTAATTATTTTGTTCAAATTCACTGATTGCTTTGTTTTGTAATTGTTGGTTTTGCTGGGTgaaggtttagtgttttggaaTGTTTTATAATGTGCTAATGTTTGTAATTGCTGGATTTGTTTGTAATTGCTGGGTgaaggtttagtgttttgtgATTATTGCATTGGTTAATGTTTTGGTTTGttttataattgttgttagCTGGTTGCTTGTTGCTGGCTCTGTTTTGTATTTTGCTCTGGTTACTGGTCTGTTTCATAATGTACCAATGTTAGTGTAATTGCTGTTTTCTAATCGTTGTTAGCTGGTTGCTTGTTGCTGgctctgttttgtaattttgcTCTGGATACTTGATTAAGTTAGTTTGTGTTTGAAATAATAACCtgtaatacaaaaatttatgaCATAGCTCTTGAAAATGGTTTTTTCCCCAAAAATCTCTTAGGGTGTTCAAACTAAGCTAGTGTATATATGATTGTAGATGATCTCATAATAACTGTTGAATCAATTTAATCATAGTCTCAGTGAAACCACTACTGAAGACCCTGCTTATGCTGTGTTGACTTTTAGTTTAAAGGAGAtggtaattcattggtagggtTTGTCCATTTTGGCCTTAAGCTTAATTTGGTGCTGAAGTGATGGCTTTCTTTGTGTTTGTTGTCTCCTTCGATTTATTGCAGGTATCAATGgataaaatgaaatgaaaaaccTGCTCCATGGGAAATTACTCCAATAATTGTATCTAATCATGTATCTTGTATTGAAcctattttctacttttatgaATTATTTTCCACTATTGTGGCATCTGAGTCTCATGACTCCATACCTTGTATTGAACCTATAAGCAAAATTTCAGTGTGCTGACTGCAATCATTTTGTGTCAATACTAAGATGCTTATGGTGTTAaatgtttgataattttaatagtgCCCTTTACTCTCAACATGAACAATTATGAATGTAAATGGGAACTATGCCAAAATCAAATTGCAATATTTCTCGCTTGGGCCAATTAGTGATTACTATTCTATATTGGGAAGTTTGTATTGTAGAGTGTTGACCTGTTTGAAAGTTCACTTTATTTTTCCGATTCAATTCAGGAATTCAGCTGGTAATGTAGCAACAGTGGCTGCTAGTGTTCCACAGCATCAGATCCCTTTACATTCCATTGTTACTAAtcttattttaagatttatgttagactataattatattttaggatgtttataatttatttattattctattctaaaacGGTTTTTCCGGTTGAACCACCGGTTGGACCGGTTAGACcaataaaccagtgaaccagtgacTAGAGCGGTTTGATGACCACTCCGGTCAGTGATTCCTCTTCTCTTAGATCTAATTCACTCTTCTTTTCGCGTTCCGACATTTTTCTCTGTCTCCTTCATTTTTCCCTTTCGGTATTTCGTTTCTATGAATTTTGTGGATTTAGCTGTACTTTGAACATTTCCTCTTCAAATTTGCATCGCACTTGCCTGAGTTAGTGagtttagatatttaaatcttgCTTTCTGAATTTGATTACTTTAAACATACACTTGTGCTGCGTAGAATTTATCCATTTCGGGAATTGTGCAATGCATGTACAATGTGTTtcgttttgttttgttttggtcAGCTTCCTTTGGCAGTTATTTTGACATTAAAAAGTGTACTGTAGAGATATTAATATATTGAGCAATAATGAGTGCTGCAGAAATAAGGGATCAAGGAATTGTACGTCTTTCCATAAATCTCTGTGATCTTCATTTATgtcataatttttatattctgtATATAAATGACTCATGTAATGTATATGAAATGAAGAGATTTGTGTGAGTTTCCTGTATTGGTGGTAATCGTGATTTGGTCTGGCATCCTTTTTGTGTATAGAAATTGGAAAATGCTTTCACTAAAAGGAAAATAGGGATGGCTGCTTTATTTAACCATGGACTTTGTTGCTCAATTCACTCATGGACTCCATCTTTTACAGGTAATCTTGTGTTGCGAGCAGCAAAATGGTTGGAAGTGGCCATTTGGGCGCCAATGGAACAGTTGAACCATTGCCCGAGGATTTTGATGCGTCAGCTGTGATCAAAGAACCTGTGCCACCCACAGTTGCAGAAAGTGAGAACGTGAAAAGAGCTATAGTACTGGGAAAAAATGTTCACACACTGTGTCTAGAAGTTACAGAACCTGATGCAGATGATGAGATTACTGGGGAAAGGGATGCTTACATGGCAAGTGTATTGTCCAAATACAAAAAATCATTGACTGAAAGGACAAAACATCATTTAGGTTTGACAGCATTTGCTCTTTTAATCTTACTGCTTTCTTGATTGTATTTACCTTGTTGCATTTAACACAAAGCAAATGCTTCATGATATGATATCATCATTGCTTTTGTTTGTTCCAACTAGTATTTCTGTAATTCTGTTCATTTCTATGCCCTGTGATTTCTGACTTGACATACAAGAAAGTTTGTTAACTTGATGGTAATACTAACCAAGCATCAGCACACACACAATACTTGGCACCAACTTATACATGTTTAACCTCACCTGCTTCCCTGTTATCCTCTGTTTGCATAGTATTCCAGCTGCTGAGTTTTTATTGCTACGTTTTTTCTAATTATCCAGGTGGTTTCATTTTAATGCAACAAATATaatgtaacatttttttatttttttcttcaaaaaaacaAAGTGCGTAAAAATCATAATTGAGATTTGATAGTGTCGGTGCATACAAACTTGTTCGTTGTCCAACCCGCAATGTGCGTTTTAGTTATCCTTCATTTGTAGTTGAGattgttttatgtttaatgtTTTTGCGAAGAATGAGATGCATTTGAGGCTGTTGTGCCTGTGTGAGGAAGTAGATGAAGCATTCAATCACGTATTACAGAAGAAGTCTTCCTGTCTATTACATGAAGAGTGCTTTTTTCACTAGTTAGAGGGAAACGAAAAATGTTTATGATCCATTACAGTTCATTAATGCATCTATATTATTCTGGCTTCCATTTTGTGCAAAAATTACCTAGAAGATGTGTAGCTTTTCAAGGCCTATATTCATTCTTTTAACCTATGGAGTTTATAGGCTATCTCATATAGTCATATACTTATATGTAATTTGTGAACAATCTATGCCAGGTTACCCCTATAATTTGGATTTCGACTACGGTGCACTCTCTCAACTTCAGCACTTCTCCATAAACAACCTGGGAGATCCATTCATTGAAAGCAATTATGGAGTCCACTCCCGGCAGTTTGAAGTTGGTGTTTTGGACTGGTTTGCCCGGTTATGGGAAATAGAGAAAGATGAGTACTGGGGCTATATGACAAACTGTGGTACTGAGGGCAATCTCCATGGCATCCTAGTTGGGTTAGTTTTAAGTTTGACTTTGTTCAACATTTTGCAAATTTGGAAAGAACACGATTATATTGTTAAATATGACATTTGCAGGAGAGAGGTCCTTCCGGATGGGATTTTGTACGCCTCACAAGAATCACATTATTCTGTATTTAAAGCTGCACGTATGTACAGAATGGATTGTGTGAAGATTGCAACTCTTCATACCGGAGAGATTGATTGTAATGATTTCAAGGCCAAGCTGCTTCTTCACAAAGATAAGCCAGCTATTGTAAATGTGAACATAGGCAAGTTTCTTTATCTCTATTGCCCCTCCTCTCCCGCCCTTTTTTTACTTTGCTGATGTTGACTCATACAGACGGAACTTTGCAGGTACAACTGTCAAAGGAGCAGTGGATGATCTTGATCTGGTGATAAAGACACTTGAAGATACTGGATTTTCACGTGACAAATTCTACATCCATTGTGATGGGGCCTTGTTTGGTCTCATGATGCCTTTTGTGAAACTTGTAAGTTTCTCTTGTTCACGGTACCAGAAATCTTTAAACTTCAGACATGTGCTGTTGAAGTCATATTTGCTATCCCTCTGTTATCTAATTGGAACTCCTATGTATTATTCTACTTTTGTTGTAATTCGTTGTTTTCCATGTCAGCAAATAGCATGTTGGTTCTTGCACATAACCTTCTCTATGCTATTATAGCTCATTGTTGTTTGTCTTGCATCTAACAATTTACAAGTTTAATTGCTTGCCAAAACAAGATTGAGACCAATTCCtttaggctgcgtttgtttctgAGAACAGGACAAGACAAGACATTGAGAACAGGACAGGACAAGACACTAAtggacagagacacaaaattttgtgttcttgtattctgtttggtgataaactagaacaaattatgagaatctaatttattctcatctttttcattcaaaaaatttgagatgaaaaatatagtaataaaaaaatacaattatgaaaaattaacaaaaataatgaaaaaaagaatgaaaaataagttgtgttctttgttagtgtctctgtgtccttcctgtcaggatggacacaaaatacactaattcagtgtctctgGACATACTGTCTCTGTCCATATCTCCTCTGCCAAACatgattttgtgtctctgtgtcCATGTCTTAGTGTCCTGTCTcgtaaacaaacgcagccttagTGATGTACATCTTGCCATCTTATTTTTGAGTTTGTGTTATATAAGCAATGATGTTGATTATTCTGTATTCTGCAATATCAGGCACCAAAAGTTTCTTTTAAGAAGCCTATTGGTAGTGTTAGTGTTTCTGGCCACAAATTTGTGGGGTGCCCAATGCCTTGTGGTGTTCAGATAACAAGATTGGAGCATATCAATGTTCTTTCCAATAATGTAGAATACCTTGCTTCTAGGGATGCCACAATCATGGGTAGCCGGAATGGCCATGCTCCCATATTCCTTTGGTATACCCTTAACCGGAAAGGATACAGAGGTTTCCAGAAAGAAGTGCAGAAATGCCTGAGGAATGCACACTACTTCAAGGACCGCCTTAGGGAGGCTGGAGTTGGTGCAATGCTTAATGAGCTGAGCAGCACAGTTGTGTTTGAGAGGCCACATGATGAGGAGTTTGTACGGAAGTGGCAGTTGGCATGCCAGGGAAACATAGCACATGTGGTGGTGATGCCAAATGTCACTAAGGGCAAGCTTGATGATTTTCTGAACGAGCTTGTGGAGAAGCGTGCTCAATGGTTCAAAGATGACAAGTTTCAACAATATTGCATTGCCTCAGAAGTGGGTGAAACCTGTTGTCTTTGCCCTTTGCATAAGGGCAAGTGAAAGTTGTAACAGGTTCCCAATCTTGGGTTCAAGGTTTTAGTTGGTGTATCCATGTTTTATCGAGATTTTGATGCACTTGATAACCTATTGGTTTCCCCTAttattgacatttttatttgcACTTGATAGCAACTAGTTCGCAgagaattttagatattagCTTGTTATcaacattcattcagaaaacttATTCTTAGCTATCTTATATATTAACTATTTAGCAGAAATAAAACAGACTATTGATGGTGGATTAAATTATcatactttaaaaattttgtaagcATAAAATATTATAGAAATCACTTGAGAATTAAAATGTTAAGATGCATTCTTTGGAAACTAATTATTGTAATTTTATAGAACATCATTTGAGAATCAAACTTTCAAAACGCACGTCTGTTAAAATACTAGCATGGAATAACACTTGATTCAAGTTCATCAACATAATAAAACAGGTCATTTTTCTTTGGAAAAATCGTAttagtacaaaaaaaaaaattaagatatacAACTGGCATGGATCCAGTGTTCATCAATTACACAGCCTTGTTTTGCGTCAAATCTAAATTGTGGGCAGTACAGTGTAGCAGTAGAAAACTTGcttctaaattctaatattgTGTGTCGTACATCTCAGATTGCACAAGAGAGCAATGCACTTgtgattttttgcttctttcCTTTAAACTTTGGAGCTACTCTTTTATATTTCATCAtcttttttaaagaataaagtgTGTAGTTTATTTCAATGAATTCTTCATACATTaacaacatttttcttttttgactgAATATCTATTGTATAACATGTATATAATATGT harbors:
- the LOC107468624 gene encoding serine decarboxylase 1; this translates as MVGSGHLGANGTVEPLPEDFDASAVIKEPVPPTVAESENVKRAIVLGKNVHTLCLEVTEPDADDEITGERDAYMASVLSKYKKSLTERTKHHLGYPYNLDFDYGALSQLQHFSINNLGDPFIESNYGVHSRQFEVGVLDWFARLWEIEKDEYWGYMTNCGTEGNLHGILVGREVLPDGILYASQESHYSVFKAARMYRMDCVKIATLHTGEIDCNDFKAKLLLHKDKPAIVNVNIGTTVKGAVDDLDLVIKTLEDTGFSRDKFYIHCDGALFGLMMPFVKLAPKVSFKKPIGSVSVSGHKFVGCPMPCGVQITRLEHINVLSNNVEYLASRDATIMGSRNGHAPIFLWYTLNRKGYRGFQKEVQKCLRNAHYFKDRLREAGVGAMLNELSSTVVFERPHDEEFVRKWQLACQGNIAHVVVMPNVTKGKLDDFLNELVEKRAQWFKDDKFQQYCIASEVGETCCLCPLHKGK